Within the Streptomyces sp. NBC_00554 genome, the region GAATCACCGCGCTGCGCGCCAAGGCGCCGGGTGGCCCCACCCGTTGGGAGCGCGAGAACTACGCCGGGCGGACCGTCGAGCTGTACGCCGGCCCCGCCGCTGCCGTGGGAGCGGCGCTCGGGGCCGCGCGGACCCATCGTGCGGCCGGGTTCGCCGTGCTGGCCGCCGGTGCGTGTGGTGCGTACGACGATGTTGCTGGGGCGGGTGATCCCCGGCGGGGGTTCCGGGCGCACCTGGGGGCGCTGCGGGACGGTGAAGTGACCAGCGGGGCGGTCAAGTTGTTCGGGATATCGGCGGCGGGGCTGGTGGCCGGGGCGATGCTCAAGGAGCGGGCCTTCGACAAGCTGCTCGCGGGTGTGGTGATCGCCGGGACCGCGCACTTCGTCAACCTCGTGGATGTGCGTCCCGGGAGGGCTGCCGGTGCCGTGCTCGCCCTGGGGGCGCCCGGGTTGCTGCGGGACGGGACCGCGGGGCGGCTGTCCGCCGTGGCGATGGGGGCCGCCGCGGCCGTACTCCCCGACGACCTCGGCGAACGCGCGATGATCGGCGACACCGGCGCCCACGCGCTCGGCGCGGCCCTGGGCACCGCCATCGCCGCGGGCAACGGCCGGGCGGGGCTCGTCGCACACGCCGCGGCACTGGTGGCGGCGACGGTGTACGGGGACAAGGTCAGCGAGGCGGCGCGGTCACTGGGGTGAGCGACGACACGCGGGCTCGCACGGTTCCTGAAGCGTGAGGCGCGGGGGCGCGACGGCGTGGGGTGTGAGGCGCGACGGCGTGAAACGCGACGGTGTGCGTGCCGTTGCGCCCCGCGCGATCACCAGGTGCACAAACCCGCACGAAAACACGGCACTTCTCACTCATGTGAGTGACTGAAGCCCCCGAGTTGCCCATGCCGTCGCGATCGCGTTCGGGCAGCGGTGTCGGAACGCCCGTGCGGCCTGGCATCCTTGGCGTTGTACGCGGAGCGCGACGTGCGGTACACCCCCTCTGTACGGTTCTCCGCAGGATTCTTCTGTACGTTTCTTCGTGACCGTCCGACGCCGAACCAGGAGCCCCGGCCACGTGAGCCACGTGAGCAGCCACTCACCGCACGGCCAGTCGCCGCTGCGCACCGTGCAGGTGCTCGGCGGCGGGAGCGCTGGCAGCAGCGCGCATGTGCGGTCGCTGGCCTCGGGTCTCGTCGCCCGGGGAGTGCGGGTCACCGTGTGCGCCCCCAGCGATGCCGATCATGCATACGGGTTCAGCGGTGTGGGCGCGCGGCATGTTCCGGTGCCGCGCAGCAGCGATCCCGCCTCCGTGGCCGCGCTGCGGACGGCCTGTGCGGACGCCGACCTGGTGCACGCGCATGGGCTGCACGCGGCGCTGAGGGCCGCGTTGGCGCTGAGTGGGCGGCGTATCCCGCTCGTCGTCACCTGGCACACGCGCTCGCACGCCGAGGGCGCGCGGGCACATCTGCTGCGCCTCCTCGAACGGCGGGTCGCCAAGGCCGCCGCCGTGGTGCTCGGCACGTCCTCCGACCTGGTGGACCGGGCCCGCAGCAGGGGTGCTCGCGACGCGCGGCTCGCCGCCGTCGCGTTCCCGGTGCCGCGCGGCTCCGCCGAGAACGGGGACCCCGACCGGCTGCGGCTCAAGGCGCGAGCCGAACTGGGCGCCACCGACCGCCCGTTGCTGATGGCCGTCGGCTCCCTCGACCGGGGCCGCGGTTACGACACCCTGCTGGACGCCGCGCGGGCGTGGCGGGACCTCGACCCCCTGCCGCTGCTCGTGATCGCGGGGGAGGGGCCGCTCAGGACGGTGCTGCAGCGCCGTATCGAGGACGAAGGGCTGCCCGTCCGCCTGGTCGGGCGGCGCGACGACATCACGGAGCTTCTCGCGGCGGCCGATCTCGCGCTGCTGCCCAGCAGTTGGGAGTCCCGCTCCGTCCTCGCGCAGGAGGCCCTCCACATGGGCGTGCCGCTCGTCGCGACCGCCGTCGGCGGCATCCCCGAACTGGTCGGCGACGCGGCGGAACTCGTCCCGCACGGAGACGAGAAGGCGCTCGCCGAAGCCGTCGTACGCCTTCTCGGCGATCCCGCGCGCCGGGAGCTCCTCAGGGAGAAGGGCGCCCGACAGGCCGCCACCTGGCCGACCGAGGACGACACGGTGGCCCAAGTGCTGAGTGTCTACGACGAGTTGACCCAGGCGCGACCGCTTCCCTGAGCGAGCCCTGCGCCCCTACGGCACAAGCCTCCGCGCGCGCAGCGCCAGGCTCAACGCCAGTACCGTCTGCGGGTCGTCCAGGTCAGTGCCCAGCAACTCCCCGATGCGGGCCAGGCGGTTGTAGAGCGTCTGGCGGTTGAGGTGCAGCTCCCGGGCCGTCTCCGCCTTGCGGCCCGCGTGGGCCAGATACGTCTCCAGGGTGGGCAGCAGCGGCGGCTTGGAGCGGTTGTCGTGGTCGCGCAGGGGGCCGATGGCGCGGTCCACGAAGGCCGCCAGGTCCGGGTGGTCGCGCAGGCGCCACAGGAGCAGGTCGATGTCGAGGCGGCGGGCGTCGTACCAGGGGCGGTCGGTCAGTCCCTGCGCGGCCGTCGCCGTCTCCGCCGCGTGCCGCAGGCCCGCGGAGGCCGCCGCCCAGCCGCCCGCGACGCCGACGACGACCACCGGCGGCTGCGCGCCGGGCCGCTGCATGCCCGCGCGCTCCACGCCCGCCCGCAGCGCCGCCGCGACCCGGTCCGCGACGGCCGAGCGTTCGGACTCCGAGCGCAGGCCCAGCAGGAGCGGGACACGGCCCTCGACGGGACGTACGCCCAGCAGGACGGGCACACCGACCGAGGCGAGCTCCTCGGCGACCGCGCGGGCCAGGAC harbors:
- a CDS encoding glycosyltransferase family 4 protein gives rise to the protein MSHVSSHSPHGQSPLRTVQVLGGGSAGSSAHVRSLASGLVARGVRVTVCAPSDADHAYGFSGVGARHVPVPRSSDPASVAALRTACADADLVHAHGLHAALRAALALSGRRIPLVVTWHTRSHAEGARAHLLRLLERRVAKAAAVVLGTSSDLVDRARSRGARDARLAAVAFPVPRGSAENGDPDRLRLKARAELGATDRPLLMAVGSLDRGRGYDTLLDAARAWRDLDPLPLLVIAGEGPLRTVLQRRIEDEGLPVRLVGRRDDITELLAAADLALLPSSWESRSVLAQEALHMGVPLVATAVGGIPELVGDAAELVPHGDEKALAEAVVRLLGDPARRELLREKGARQAATWPTEDDTVAQVLSVYDELTQARPLP